The Kitasatospora paranensis genome has a window encoding:
- a CDS encoding serine protease, with protein sequence MSRHRKPPTGRRRLRAVRPLLITPLVAAVAAALIATTDALDSSPATASVRPVATATHAPVAPTATVRSAVATPSPTAAPSAAKSAAPPPSASAAALGRTAVAPADDVSAKVGVLFTGDTPAGSHFCSASVVRSATRNLLVTAAHCVGSTDGLQFAPGYRDGHTPYGTWQVTRVYTADGWASDEDQDEDFAILQVAPNSGHDIEDIVGGNPLGFDDDFSDQVDLYGYPAGTEAPLLCTNTTTQQATYQRRIDCPAYPGGTSGGPWISTRTGEVVGVIGGYQQGGDTPDTSYSSYFDHTMTALYRKAVTGSA encoded by the coding sequence ATGAGCCGACACCGCAAGCCGCCAACGGGCAGGCGTCGCCTGCGCGCAGTGCGCCCGCTGCTCATCACGCCGCTGGTCGCCGCCGTCGCCGCCGCCCTGATAGCGACCACCGATGCGCTCGACTCCTCGCCCGCGACCGCGTCCGTCCGGCCCGTCGCCACCGCCACCCACGCTCCCGTCGCGCCCACCGCGACCGTACGGTCCGCCGTGGCGACCCCGAGCCCGACCGCGGCCCCGTCCGCGGCGAAGTCCGCCGCGCCTCCGCCGTCCGCCTCCGCCGCGGCGCTCGGCCGGACAGCGGTCGCCCCCGCCGACGACGTCTCCGCGAAGGTCGGCGTCCTGTTCACCGGGGACACCCCGGCCGGCAGCCACTTCTGCTCCGCCAGCGTGGTGCGCAGCGCGACCCGCAACCTGCTGGTCACGGCCGCCCACTGCGTCGGCTCCACCGACGGCCTGCAGTTCGCCCCCGGCTACCGCGACGGCCACACCCCGTACGGCACCTGGCAGGTCACCCGGGTCTACACCGCCGACGGCTGGGCGTCCGACGAGGACCAGGACGAGGACTTCGCGATCCTCCAGGTCGCCCCCAACAGCGGGCACGACATCGAGGACATCGTCGGCGGCAACCCGCTCGGCTTCGACGACGACTTCAGCGACCAGGTCGACCTGTACGGCTACCCGGCCGGCACCGAGGCCCCGCTGCTGTGCACCAACACCACCACCCAGCAGGCGACCTACCAGCGCCGCATCGACTGCCCCGCCTACCCGGGCGGCACCAGCGGCGGCCCCTGGATCAGCACCCGCACCGGCGAGGTGGTCGGTGTCATCGGCGGCTACCAGCAGGGCGGCGACACCCCCGACACCTCCTACAGCTCGTACTTCGACCACACCATGACCGCCCTCTACCGCAAGGCCGTCACCGGCTCCGCGTGA
- a CDS encoding DUF4259 domain-containing protein, with protein sequence MGTWDIGPFDNDTAAVFAFTLDETDPDEREGLVRTTLLRAIRHHEYLDGTGGVEAVAAAALIAAQHPGGDPVSTIFGPKEALPTFAADLHPLAVEALDRVLTTNSELAELWDDAVEGLQWRRSIRRLRAALDPEPEPQAEVLFDI encoded by the coding sequence ATGGGCACGTGGGACATCGGCCCGTTCGACAACGACACCGCCGCGGTCTTCGCCTTCACCCTGGACGAGACGGATCCGGACGAACGTGAAGGCCTTGTCCGCACCACGCTGCTCCGCGCCATCCGGCACCACGAGTACCTCGACGGTACCGGCGGGGTCGAGGCGGTCGCTGCTGCCGCCCTCATTGCAGCCCAGCACCCCGGCGGCGACCCGGTCAGTACGATCTTCGGCCCGAAGGAAGCCCTTCCGACGTTCGCCGCCGATCTCCACCCACTCGCCGTCGAGGCCCTCGACAGGGTCCTCACCACGAATTCCGAGCTCGCCGAGCTCTGGGACGACGCCGTCGAGGGCCTTCAGTGGCGCCGGAGCATCCGCCGGCTCCGAGCGGCCCTCGACCCCGAGCCCGAGCCCCAGGCCGAGGTTCTGTTCGACATCTGA